Proteins encoded together in one Vicinamibacteria bacterium window:
- the rpsU gene encoding 30S ribosomal protein S21 — translation MAEIKIQDNESIESALRRFKRKVQQEDIIKEIKKHSFYMKPGDKKRAKQALARKRQRKKIRREQTD, via the coding sequence TTGGCCGAGATCAAGATCCAGGACAACGAGTCCATCGAGAGTGCCCTGCGGCGCTTCAAGCGCAAAGTGCAGCAGGAGGATATCATCAAGGAAATCAAGAAACACTCGTTCTACATGAAGCCTGGAGACAAGAAACGCGCCAAGCAGGCTCTCGCTCGGAAGCGACAGCGCAAGAAAATCCGCCGCGAGCAGACCGACTGA